Proteins from one Bufo gargarizans isolate SCDJY-AF-19 chromosome 8, ASM1485885v1, whole genome shotgun sequence genomic window:
- the LOC122944459 gene encoding pentatricopeptide repeat-containing protein 1, mitochondrial-like codes for MGMLQILSLASGWLVKVQPVCRQTSVVHYRTLVKHRLFSLPFRTISDYAGSGHNSELPEEDNFGTLSDKHSSRTMFWKTSPELQDMRYEEDEDVADHQRYRGRRNTPYWYFLQCKSKIKEGKLAEALELFEVNMLKEERLQPAESNYTVLMGGCGRAGYVKKAFKLYSDMKKRGLVPTDATYTALFNACAESPWKDSGLQHALKLRKELMDKNIQLNPITYRSLLKVCALNSGLQDSFEIFKEMAQKFCVTGPETFNVLFMGCIKDEKLGFLYALQLWRQMLHMGVKPDINTYNLLIRATRDCGIGGAAEALHLLTQSKDLVPLSLGVGKEEQGRKSHGIKKRKEGRQGSGRQQLLLDSSSSVSGVTGSDGAAMELAGSQELAQMSRDHRFPSVPSFDSSNLPNLLDLTINTTNMVSLANVHTPSDRLALIGDLGGILHKMKEDKVCPTIKTFTLLAEVVKPDVESEATLLDIIGTYGIQPDLTFFNTLVLKRSKTMNLKSALELLPTMALNGIAPNMHTFCNLARACLKKEEGLQLLKDIMIAGFHPNNNVYSTLINAAIKRLDYDYLINILRDMRSRNVKPNEVVIRQLEFAAQYPPNFDRYLKKNVFLEKIDGFRGYYTRWLEWMDAEETEHPWQKYRTKAQSDSETN; via the exons ATGGGCATGCTGCAGATCCTCTCTCTGGCATCAGGATGGCTAGTAAAAGTACAACCTGTGTGCAGACAGACCAGTGTCGTTCATTACCGGACTCTAGTAAAGCACAGGCTGTTCTCCCTGCCATTCAGGACTATTTCTGACTATGCAGGGTCTGGCCATAATTCAGAGCTACCAGAGGAGGACAACTTTGGGACATTGTCTGACAAACATTCCTCAAGAACTATGTTCTGGAAAACTTCTCCAGAGCTCCAGGACATGCGTTATGAAGAGGACGAGGACGTTGCTGATCATCAGAGGTACAGGGGAAGAAGAAACACGCCGTACTGGTACTTCCTACAGTGTAAGTCCAAAATAAAAGAAGGCAAG CTAGCAGAGGCCTTAGAGCTCTTTGAGGTAAACATGCTGAAAGAAGAACGACTACAGCCTGCAGAAAGCAACTACACGGTTCTTATGGGAGGATGCGGGAGAGCTGGATATGTTAAGAAGGCTTTCAAGCTGTATTCAGAT ATGAAAAAGAGAGGTCTGGTACCCACAGATGCCACGTATACTGCTCTCTTCAATGCCTGCGCTGAGTCACCATGGAAAGACTCTGGTCTACAACATGCCCTGAAACTGCGAAAGGAATTGATGGATAAGAACATCCAACTTAACCCCATCACTTATCGAAGTTTGCTTAAAGTTTGCGCCCTGAATTCAGGACTACAAGATAGCTTTGAGATATTCAAG GAAATGGCACAAAAGTTCTGTGTCACCGGTCCCGAAACATTCAATGTTCTGTTTATGGGATGCATAAAGGATGAAAAGCTGGGCTTCCTCTATGCTCTGCAG CTTTGGAGGCAGATGCTACATATGGGTGTAAAACCAGATATCAACACTTATAACTTACTTATTCGTGCCACCAGAGATTGTGGCATTGGTGGTGCTGCTGAAGCTCTACATTTACTCACCCAGTCCAAGGATCTGGTACCATTGAGTTTAGGTGTAGGCAAAGAGGAGCAAGGCAGAAAAAGCCATGGGatcaagaaaagaaaagaagGCCGTCAAGGGTCAGGGAGGCAGCAGCTGCTCTTGGACAGTTCCTCATCTGTTAGTGGTGTTACTGGCAGTGATGGTGCCGCTATGGAATTAGCAGGTTCACAGGAACTTGCTCAGATGAGTAGGGATCATCGTTTTCCCAGTGTACCATCTTTTGATTCCAGTAATTTGCCAAACCTCTTGGACCTGACTATAAATACAACTAACATGGTGTCACTTGCAAATGTCCATACCCCATCTGACAGACTTGCACTGATCGGTGACTTAGGGGGCATTCTTCATAAAATGAAAGAAGACAAAGTATGTCCTACAATAAAGACCTTTACACTTTTGGCTGAAGTAGTGAAACCAGATGTGGAGTCAGAAGCTACACTACTGGACATTATTGGTACATATGGAATACAGCCTGATCTAACGTTTTTTAACACTTTGGTGTTGAAGCGAAGCAAAACTATGAACCTAAAGTCCGCTTTG gagcTGCTGCCTACAATGGCACTAAATGGAATTGCACCTAACATGCATACCTTTTGCAATCTTGCAAGGGCATGCCTTAAGAAAGAAGAAGGTTTACAGCTCCTGAAAGACATTATG ATTGCCGGATTCCACCCAAATAACAATGTATACAGCACGCTGATTAATGCTGCCATCAAGCGGTTAGACTATGACTATCTAATCAATATTCTGAGGGACATGAGGAGCAGAAATGTTAAACCTAATGAGGTGGTGATCCGTCAGTTGGAATTTGCAGCGCAGTACCCACCAAACTTTGATCGA TACCTAAAGAAGAATGTGTTCTTAGAGAAGATAGATGGCTTCCGTGGCTACTACACCCGTTGGCTGGAATGGATGGATGCTGAAGAAACCGAACACCCATGGCAGAAATATCGGACTAAAGCACAGAGTGATTCCGAAACCAATTAA
- the CPSF4 gene encoding cleavage and polyadenylation specificity factor subunit 4 has translation MQELIACVDHIRFDLELAVEQQLGAQPLPFPGMDKSGAAVCEFFLKSACSKGGMCPFRHISGEKTVVCKHWLRGLCKKGDQCEFLHEYDMTKMPECYFYSKFGECSNKECPFLHIDPESKIKDCPWYDRGFCKHGPLCRHRHTRRVICVNYLVGFCPEGPNCKFMHPRFELPMGATEQPPLPQQTQNQQKQNNSQSSQRSSSLIQLTSQSSPLGQQRSPQTIGVMQSQNNNIGNRGPRPLEQVTCYKCGEKGHYANRCTKGHLAFLSGQ, from the exons ATGCAGGAGCTCATCGCTTGTGTGGATCACATTCGCTTCGACCTGGAGCTGGCTGTGGAGCAGCAGCTGGGGGCACAACCTCTGCCCTTCCCGGGCATGGACA aATCCGGGGCAGCTGTTTGCGAATTCTTTTTGAAGTCCGCCTGCAGCAAAG GGGGCATGTGCCCTTTTCGTCATATTAGTGGGGAGAAGACTGTGGTCTGTAAGCACTGGTTACGAGGGCTTTGTAAGAAAGGGGACCAGTGTGAGTTCCTGCATGAATATGACATGACCAAAATGCCAGAGTGCTACTTCTACTCAAAGTTTG GCGAGTGCAGTAACAAGGAGTGCCCATTTTTACATATTGACCCAGAATCCAAGATAAAGGACTGCCCTTGGTATGATAGAGGCTTCTGTAAACATG GTCCCCTATGCAGGCATCGGCATACACGTAGAGTCATTTGTGTCAACTATCTAGTTGGATTTTGTCCTGAAGGCCCGAACTGTAAATTCATGCA CCCCCGATTTGAATTGCCTATGGGTGCTACTGAACAACCTCCTCTACCTCAACAGACCCAGAACCAGCAAAAG CAAAATAACAGCCAGTCGTCGCAGAGATCGTCCTCCCTCATCCAGTTAACAAGCCAGAGTTCACCTTTAGGCCAGCAACGGTCTCCACAGACCATCGGTGTCATGCAATCACAGAACAATAATATAGGAAATCGGGGGCCCAgaccactggaacaggtcaccTGTTATAAG TGCGGTGAGAAGGGACATTATGCCAACAGATGTACAAAGGGTCATTTGGCATTCCTGAGCGGACAGTGA